A segment of the Alkalidesulfovibrio alkalitolerans DSM 16529 genome:
AGCACCGCCGAGCCGAATCCGCCCGCCAGGGCGTTCTCCTCCACGGTGACGATGGCCTTGAAGCGCCTGGCCAACTCCAAAATGGCCTTCTCATCCAGGGGCTTGATGAAGCGGGCGTTGAAGACCGCGATTTTCAGGCCCTGCTCCTGCTCCAGTTCCTCGGCCGCCTCGACGCACGGATAGACGCGGCTGCCCACGGCCAGCACGCACAGTTCACGGCCGTCGCGCAACAGTTCGCCCTTGCCCACGGGCAGGACGCGCGCCCGGTCCGAACAGTCCGCGCCCACGCCCACGCCGCGCGGATAGCGCAGGGCCGCCGGGCCGTCGTGCGCCATGGCCGTGGCCAGAAGATCTCGCAGTTCGGCCTCGTCCTTGGCGGCCATGACGATGATGTTCGGGATGTGGCGCAGGTAGGACATATCAAAAGCCCCGTGGTGCGTGGCCCCGTCCTCGCCCACCAGCCCGCCCCGATCCAGGCAGAAGGTCACGGGCAGGTTTTGCAGGCAGACATCGTGCACGATCTGGTCGTAAGAGCGCTGCAAAAACGTGGAGTAGATGGCCACCACGGGCTTGAACCCCTCGCGGGCCAGCCCGGCCGCGAATGTCACGGCGTGCTGCTCGCAGATGCCCACGTCCACAAAACGCTCGGGATGCTTCTCGGCGAAGCGTGAAAGCCCTGTGCCCTCGGGCATGGCGGCGGTGATGGCCACGATGCGCGGGTCGGCCGTGGCCAGTTCGCACAAGGCGTTGCCGAAGACCTCGGTGTAGGACGGCAACACGCAGCCCGCGAACTTCTTGGCCCGACCGGTCTCGGGCTCGAAACAGCCCACGCCGTGGAAATAGGTCGGGTTGTCCTCGGCAGGTTCGTACCCCTTGCCCTTCTTGGTCAGAACGTGGATTAACGTCGGCCCTTCGAGTTCCTTGACCAGTTCGAAGATGCGCAGAAGCTCCTTCATGTCGTGGCCGTCGATGGGCCCGAGATAGTTGAAGCCGAAAGACTGGAACAGCGTGCCTGGCGTGAAGAAGTGCTTGAAAGAATCCTCACCCTTGCGCGCCAGATTGGCCAAATCCTCGCCGATGCGGCCCAGCGAGCGCATGCGCTGCTCGAAGTCTTTCTTCAGGCGCATGAGCCACGGAGTGGAGAGGTTGCGCGAAAGGAACGACGACAAGGCGCCCACGTTCTTGGAGATAGACATCTCGTTGTCGTTGAGCACCACGATCAGGTCGCGCTCCATGCCGCCCGCCTGGTTCAGGCCCTCGTAGGCCAGCCCGGCGGTCATAGAGCCGTCGCCAATCACGGCCAGAACCTTACGCGCCTCCCCCTTCAGGTCCCGGGCCACGGCCATGCCAAGCGCTGCGGAAATCGAGGTGGAGGAATGACCCACGCCGAAATGATCGTATTCGGGGGCTTCGGCAGGCCGGGGAAATCCCGAGACGCCGCCGAATTGCCTCAGCGTCCCAAAACGTCCGGCACGGCCGGTGAGGATCTTGTGGGCGTAGGCCTGATGCCCCACATCCCAGACGAAGCGGTCGTGCGCGGGATTGAAGACCTTGTAGAGCGCGAGGGTGAGTTCCACCACGCCGAGCCCGGGCGCGAGGTGCCCGCCGGTCCTGGATACCGTG
Coding sequences within it:
- the dxs gene encoding 1-deoxy-D-xylulose-5-phosphate synthase; the protein is MSVSEKIEPGTAAPAVKPEAETARASLLETLPLPSGVRDLGVDDLARLAQEIRGLMISTVSRTGGHLAPGLGVVELTLALYKVFNPAHDRFVWDVGHQAYAHKILTGRAGRFGTLRQFGGVSGFPRPAEAPEYDHFGVGHSSTSISAALGMAVARDLKGEARKVLAVIGDGSMTAGLAYEGLNQAGGMERDLIVVLNDNEMSISKNVGALSSFLSRNLSTPWLMRLKKDFEQRMRSLGRIGEDLANLARKGEDSFKHFFTPGTLFQSFGFNYLGPIDGHDMKELLRIFELVKELEGPTLIHVLTKKGKGYEPAEDNPTYFHGVGCFEPETGRAKKFAGCVLPSYTEVFGNALCELATADPRIVAITAAMPEGTGLSRFAEKHPERFVDVGICEQHAVTFAAGLAREGFKPVVAIYSTFLQRSYDQIVHDVCLQNLPVTFCLDRGGLVGEDGATHHGAFDMSYLRHIPNIIVMAAKDEAELRDLLATAMAHDGPAALRYPRGVGVGADCSDRARVLPVGKGELLRDGRELCVLAVGSRVYPCVEAAEELEQEQGLKIAVFNARFIKPLDEKAILELARRFKAIVTVEENALAGGFGSAVLELLADKDVLSGLTVRRLGLPDHFVEHGTQKELRVSLGLDKGGIKRSLLEMEGK